The following are encoded together in the Lathyrus oleraceus cultivar Zhongwan6 chromosome 3, CAAS_Psat_ZW6_1.0, whole genome shotgun sequence genome:
- the LOC127128292 gene encoding phenolic glucoside malonyltransferase 1 — protein MASNNDNIKIHKHLKVVPPSSSTQTTATTIPLTFFDIFWLRFHPVERLFFYTLPISLSHPSFFFQKLVPILNSSLSLTLQHFLPLAGKIIWPSDSSKPFIQFNPNDDDHGVSLLIAESDSDFNHLIQNSPKEASLSRSFIPVLESTDVFSSIISIQITLFPRNGFSIGISTHHAVLDGKSSTMFIKAWAYLCNKIIETEELSPILSPEFEPLLDRESIKDRDGLGDTFINNWTKMFPNEKGSERSLKILILPFEPKLEDYVRATFELKREDLNKIKESVLSKWEIFDTNESKPKSISSFVLTCAYSAVCVAKAIHKIHDEKEKFVFGLAVDCRARLEPPMASNYFGNCVRMHLVDTEPLDFIDENGVFLVAKCIHESIKMIIENDVLEGVKDGFGKLNTLKNEGYEIIGMAGSNKFEVYESDFGWGRPEKVEIVSIDRGLTIGLAESKDGRGGIEVGIVLDKHVMDVLSTLFLEGLSFD, from the coding sequence ATGGCTTCCAACAACGACAACATTAAAATCCACAAACACCTCAAAGTTGTTCCTCCATCATCATCAACccaaacaacagcaacaacaattCCTCTCACATTTTTTGACATATTTTGGCTAAGGTTTCACCCAGTAGAGAGACTTTTCTTCTACACCCTCCCTATTTCACTATCACACCCCTCTTTCTTCTTTCAAAAACTTGTTCCAATTCTCAATTCTTCACTCTCTTTAACCCTCCAACATTTTCTCCCTCTAGCTGGTAAAATCATCTGGCCTTCTGATTCTTCAAAACCATTCATCCAATTCAATCCCAATGATGATGATCATGGAGTTTCCTTACTCATTGCAGAATCTGATTCCGATTTCAATCATCTCATTCAAAACTCACCCAAAGAAGCCTCTTTGTCTCGTTCTTTTATACCGGTTTTGGAATCAACCGATGTCTTTTCTTCAATAATCTCCATTCAAATAACCCTTTTCCCAAGAAATGGTTTTTCCATCGGAATAAGCACACACCATGCCGTTCTAGATGGAAAATCTTCAACCATGTTCATAAAAGCTTGGGCTTATCTTTGCAACAAAATCATCGAAACCGAAGAATTATCACCGATATTATCACCGGAGTTCGAACCTTTACTCGATAGAGAAAGCATCAAAGACCGAGATGGACTTGGTGATACATTCATAAACAACTGGACCAAGATGTTTCCAAATGAAAAAGGAAGCGAAAGAAGCTTGAAGATTCTCATTCTCCCTTTTGAACCAAAACTCGAAGACTATGTTCGAGCTACGTTCGAGCTCAAGCGCGAAGATTTGAATAAGATAAAGGAATCAGTGTTATCCAAATGGGAGATATTCGATACAAATGAATCAAAGCCAAAGAGTATATCATCGTTTGTTCTGACTTGTGCTTATTCAGCCGTTTGTGTTGCAAAAGCGATTCACAAAATTCACGACGAGAAAGAGAAGTTTGTTTTTGGGTTAGCAGTAGATTGTAGAGCAAGGTTAGAACCACCAATGGCAAGTAACTATTTTGGTAATTGTGTTAGGATGCATTTGGTTGATACAGAACCATTGGATTTCATAGATGAAAATGGAGTGTTTTTGGTTGCAAAGTGTATTCATGAGAGCATAAAAATGATAATTGAAAATGATGTTCTTGAAGGAGTTAAAGATGGGTTTGGTAAATTGAACACTTTGAAGAATGAAGGATATGAAATTATTGGAATGGCAGGGTCTAATAAATTTGAAGTTTATGAAAGTGATTTTGGTTGGGGAAGGCCGGAAAAAGTGGAGATAGTGTCGATTGATAGAGGTTTGACAATTGGTTTAGCAGAGAGCAAAGATGGAAGAGGTGGGATTGAAGTTGGGATTGTTCTTGATAAACATGTTATGGATGTTCTTAGCACTTTGTTTCTTGAAGGACTAAGTTTCGATTGA